A section of the Humulus lupulus chromosome 2, drHumLupu1.1, whole genome shotgun sequence genome encodes:
- the LOC133818326 gene encoding uncharacterized protein LOC133818326 isoform X1: MASKVPDEGSNTKTEDENLALRTKNKRSRRVSFADTEITSVHFFHRDEDYETPPDSKPSSRTIDAALEPDNEVIGFFRELGGDSDDSGDDEGSSDGRKSFLRPMGSPSPGSSTAGSVTSNDEDNFFGPVSSSFIRPGRLSDSAASDEHHEATLDQTTFSLHYRSIARSDSGDPKTPTAVRLVFEEKTATKDSNRTDSGNSMALTEFKKVSSQALASYENVRVGEDSDDMSMVDANPDKYNYGWLSPTLDALLAESSNDVNADPVNISVNSKSPMRSEVLRYGANHMDSKSGRDSEFDNFDTHENSAKVTSISNINLGQAIGGSPYQIASDYLSDQNNGQTTGVSNYQMQTPSPLISVRQPSIMNTPTFARDTTTVSPFSKLTNAQSNDYMKHDQDILSNQKSNSRLINPNISYMGSNIKQGTDNLKRRLSKYSHLSSPYGSFLDKDDQELLYESVGAPVACLEEQFNEDIVGLVKDGETLDSISIGILKTPLSSQVQLASSGGKVMHHALISENSANKMLFASGTDSTLAFDHQSPQNKVILNSENSHIITKSPASTIYGSGATPRSTTLEIPSIKELSHISFKDVPIQCPTTGSPNQKTIQKDSIESPSRKNLTESYPRKLMTKSPLRKEPTLRSPKKVQPQNSPRKESTMLSINRESSQCPSMEKLILSPLGNRAIQSSTRKEPTEKCSRTDSSKASNGGDMPPFLGKDVSSPQSDSIGHVNNNLHEEHHTSQSPFSQKDAEISFERKRSAEFVLEDGKDTYKNPRVQKSPGLHQIGNDESELLSFYANKKSSETEKTVGDRSPKHWLDILAKFSRDADPLLSPSTNKLNFKAISMLEDVLLHFLKIKKYEMLGSEIQSQKVADHSSVRHNKRITETRLLLYKLVYEKAKQLLMCIKHEKLLQKKGELLTSGIEESQMLKSNFIQQLNCRRDTQLVDCHLQSCSDNLEGECLVLNDTISSMKLEIKTLDGKINSLSNFLHNYSKCKGELSYANSLASVQHHLKRKQCCRLIRHELQLWKVDGFESQNGHYNVLLNYQGYLSQRYRFTLNSGPVSGIVVSNQLNDINVMKIFPNMDAHIAFAFVLNAEAVKRVVASKCLVQETQVTHSLLCNLLGVIEEVQMAQIEITNLIQTNFFSPSGQQLSLQLCFINFHTGRKVALTLDVTCLNSGVYPSEILPYQVQDPQTDPNKSKSFENEVRSATENLEVGYMRIMRLCRCVSQVLQASST; this comes from the exons ATGGCCTCCAAGGTCCCCGACGAAGGTTCTAATACCAAGACAGAGGACGAAAACCTCGCTCTCCGCACCAAGAACAAACGCTCTCGCCGAGTCAGCTTCGCCGACACCGAGATCACTTCCGTCCACTTTTTCCACCGGGATGAGGACTACGAGACGCCTCCTGACTCCAAGCCTAGCTCTCGGACCATCGACGCCGCGTTGGAGCCTGACAACGAGGTCATCGGATTTTTCAGGGAATTGGGCGGTGATAGTGATGATTCTGGAGACGATGAAGGGAGTAGTGATGGCAGGAAGTCGTTCCTAAGGCCGATGGGATCGCCCTCTCCCGGGAGCAGTACTGCTGGTTCTGTCACCTCCAATGATG AGGATAATTTCTTTGGTCCTGTATCGTCGAGTTTCATTAGACCCGGAAGACTATCTGACTCTGCTGCCTCAGATGAACATCATGAGGCGACTTTGGATCAGACAACTTTTTCATTGCATTACCGAAGTATTGCGAGGTCAGATTCTGGAGATCCCAAGACTCCAACAGCAGTCCGCCTTGTTTTTGAAGAAAAGACAGCAACAAAGGATTCTAATCGTACTGATTCAGGAAACTCTATGGCACTTACAGAATTTAAGAAGGTAAGTTCTCAAGCTTTGGCTTCCTATGAAAATGTTAGAGTTGGTGAAGATTCAGATGACATGAGTATGGTGGATGCAAACCCAGATAAGTATAATTATGGATGGCTATCACCTACATTAGATGCGTTATTGGCTGAAAGCAGCAATGATGTCAATGCTGACCCTGTTAACATTTCTGTCAATTCTAAGTCACCAATGAGGAGTGAGGTTTTGAGATATGGGGCCAATCACATGGATAGTAAAAGTGGTAGAGATTCAGAATTTGACAATTTTGATACTCATGAGAATTCTGCTAAGGTCACTTCCATTTCCAACATCAATTTGGGTCAAGCGATTGGTGGTTCTCCTTACCAAATTGCTTCTGATTACTTGTCTGATCAAAATAATGGTCAAACTACTGGTGTCTCCAACTACCAAATGCAAACCCCTAGTCCATTAATTAGTGTAAGACAACCATCCATCATGAATACTCCTACCTTTGCCAGAGATACAACTACAGTGTCTCCTTTCTCGAAACTGACAAATGCCCAAAGTAATGATTACATGAAGCATGACCAGGACATTTTGTCAAATCAGAAAAGCAATTCTAGGTTGATAAATCCTAATATATCATACATGGGTTCCAATATCAAACAGGGAACTGACAACTTGAAACGTAGATTGTCCAAGTACTCACATTTAAGTTCTCCCTATGGTAGTTTTCTGGATAAAGATGACCAAGAACTTCTATATGAGTCTGTGGGTGCTCCCGTTGCTTGTTTGGAGGAACAATTTAACGAAGACATTGTGGGCCTTGTAAAAGATGGAGAGACTCTAGATTCAATATCAATTGGTATACTCAAAACACCACTGTCTTCACAAGTTCAGTTGGCATCATCCGGAGGAAAAGTAATGCATCATGCCTTAATTTCAGAGAATTCTGCAAATAAGATGTTGTTTGCTTCTGGAACTGATTCCACATTGGCTTTTGATCATCAATCCCCCCAGAATAAAGTCATATTGAACTCCGAGAACAGTCATATCATAACAAAATCACCGGCCTCTACAATTTATGGCAGTGGAGCCACTCCCAGATCAACAACTCTTGAG ATCCCTTCCATTAAAGAGTTATCTCACATCTCTTTCAAGGATGTGCCAATCCAATGCCCAACGACGGGTTCGCCAAATCAGAAAACTATACAGAAAGATTCAATTGAGAGTCCCTCCAGGAAAAATCTAACCGAAAGTTACCCCAGGAAATTGATGACCAAGAGTCCTCTCAGGAAAGAACCGACTTTGAGATCCCCCAAGAAAGTGCAACCTCAAAATTCCCCTAGAAAAGAGTCAACTATGCTTTCCATTAACAGAGAGTCATCTCAATGTCCATCAATGGAAAAGCTTATTTTGAGCCCCCTTGGGAATAGAGCAATTCAGAGTTCTACCAGGAAAGAACCAACAGAGAAATGTTCCAGGACAGACTCATCTAAAGCATCAAATGGTGGTGACATGCCACCGTTTCTTGGTAAAGATGTGTCATCACCGCAGTCTGACTCCATTGGGCATGTAAATAACAATCTTCATGAGGAACATCATACTTCACAGAGTCCTTTCTCTCAAAAAGATGCAGAGATCTCTTTTGAACGCAAAAGAAGTGCTGAATTTGTTCTTGAGGATGGAAAAGACACATACAAAAATCCCAGGGTACAGAAAAGTCCAGGGCTTCACCAGATTGGAAATGATGAGTCTGAGCTCCTTTCTTTTTATGCTAATAAAAAATCTTCAGAAACAGAAAAAACTGTAGGTGACAGATCACCGAAGCATTGGCTTGAT ATTTTGGCTAAGTTTTCTAGGGATGCAGATCCTTTGCTCTCACCATCAACAAATAAGCTCAATTTCAAAGCA ATTAGCATGTTGGAAGATGTTTTGCTTCATTTCTTGAAGATTAAGAAATATGAGATGCTTGGTTCTGAAATCCAGTCCCAG AAAGTTGCTGACCACTCCAGTGTTAGGCATAATAAAAG GATAACTGAAACGAGATTGTTGCTATATAAGCTAGTGTATGAGAAAGCAAAACAGCTTTTAATGTGCATAAAGCATGAGAAATTGCTG CagaaaaaaggggaacttttgaCCTCTGGAATTGAGGAGTCCCAAATGTTGAAGTCAAATTTTATCCAGCAGTTGAATTGTAGAAGAGACACTCAACTTGTAGACTGTCATCTCCAGTCCTGTTCAGATAATCTCGAGGGTGAATGCCTG gTTTTGAATGACACTATCAGTTCAATGAAGTTGGAGATTAAAACCTTGGATGGAAAAATAAATAGCTTAAGCAATTTCTTGCACAATTATTCAAAGTGCAAAGGAGAACTGAGTTACGCCAATTCTCTTGCATCAGTTCAACATCATCTGAAGAGGAAACAATGTTGCAGGCTTATACGTCATGAATTACAG TTGTGGAAAGTTGATGGTTTCGAGAGTCAGAATGGTCATTACAATGTTCTTCTCAACTATCAGGGTTACCTCAGCCAAAG ATACAGATTTACACTAAATTCTGGACCAGTATCCGGAATAGTTGTCTCTAATCAACTGAATGACATTAATGTTATGAAG ATATTCCCAAACATGGATGCTCACATTGCATTTGCATTTGTGTTAAATGCTGAGGCTGTCAAAAGAGTTGTTGCCTCAAAATGTCTCGTACAAGAAACTCAA GTAACACATTCTCTTCTATGTAATTTGCTAGGTGTCATTGAGGAGGTACAGATGGCTCAGATAGAGATTACAAATTTGATTCAGACTAACTTCTTCTCTCCATCTG GTCAGCAACTTAGTTTGCAGCTTTGTTTCATTAATTTTCATACTGGCAGAAAGGTGGCTTTGACCCTTGATGTTACATGTCTGAATAG TGGAGTATATCCTTCAGAGATCCTTCCATATCAGGTACAGGATCCCCAGACTGACCCAAACAAATCGAAGTCATTTGAGAATGAAGTTAGATCTGCAACTGAGAATCTAGAAGTTGGATACATGAGGATAATGAGGCTCTGCAGGTGTGTTTCCCAGGTGCTGCAAGCTTCAAGCACGTAA
- the LOC133818326 gene encoding uncharacterized protein LOC133818326 isoform X2 — translation MASKVPDEGSNTKTEDENLALRTKNKRSRRVSFADTEITSVHFFHRDEDYETPPDSKPSSRTIDAALEPDNEVIGFFRELGGDSDDSGDDEGSSDGRKSFLRPMGSPSPGSSTAGSVTSNDEDNFFGPVSSSFIRPGRLSDSAASDEHHEATLDQTTFSLHYRSIARSDSGDPKTPTAVRLVFEEKTATKDSNRTDSGNSMALTEFKKVSSQALASYENVRVGEDSDDMSMVDANPDKYNYGWLSPTLDALLAESSNDVNADPVNISVNSKSPMRSEVLRYGANHMDSKSGRDSEFDNFDTHENSAKVTSISNINLGQAIGGSPYQIASDYLSDQNNGQTTGVSNYQMQTPSPLISVRQPSIMNTPTFARDTTTVSPFSKLTNAQSNDYMKHDQDILSNQKSNSRLINPNISYMGSNIKQGTDNLKRRLSKYSHLSSPYGSFLDKDDQELLYESVGAPVACLEEQFNEDIVGLVKDGETLDSISIGILKTPLSSQVQLASSGGKVMHHALISENSANKMLFASGTDSTLAFDHQSPQNKVILNSENSHIITKSPASTIYGSGATPRSTTLEIPSIKELSHISFKDVPIQCPTTGSPNQKTIQKDSIESPSRKNLTESYPRKLMTKSPLRKEPTLRSPKKVQPQNSPRKESTMLSINRESSQCPSMEKLILSPLGNRAIQSSTRKEPTEKCSRTDSSKASNGGDMPPFLGKDVSSPQSDSIGHVNNNLHEEHHTSQSPFSQKDAEISFERKRSAEFVLEDGKDTYKNPRVQKSPGLHQIGNDESELLSFYANKKSSETEKTVGDRSPKHWLDILAKFSRDADPLLSPSTNKLNFKAISMLEDVLLHFLKIKKYEMLGSEIQSQKVADHSSVRHNKRITETRLLLYKLVYEKAKQLLMCIKHEKLLKKGELLTSGIEESQMLKSNFIQQLNCRRDTQLVDCHLQSCSDNLEGECLVLNDTISSMKLEIKTLDGKINSLSNFLHNYSKCKGELSYANSLASVQHHLKRKQCCRLIRHELQLWKVDGFESQNGHYNVLLNYQGYLSQRYRFTLNSGPVSGIVVSNQLNDINVMKIFPNMDAHIAFAFVLNAEAVKRVVASKCLVQETQVTHSLLCNLLGVIEEVQMAQIEITNLIQTNFFSPSGQQLSLQLCFINFHTGRKVALTLDVTCLNSGVYPSEILPYQVQDPQTDPNKSKSFENEVRSATENLEVGYMRIMRLCRCVSQVLQASST, via the exons ATGGCCTCCAAGGTCCCCGACGAAGGTTCTAATACCAAGACAGAGGACGAAAACCTCGCTCTCCGCACCAAGAACAAACGCTCTCGCCGAGTCAGCTTCGCCGACACCGAGATCACTTCCGTCCACTTTTTCCACCGGGATGAGGACTACGAGACGCCTCCTGACTCCAAGCCTAGCTCTCGGACCATCGACGCCGCGTTGGAGCCTGACAACGAGGTCATCGGATTTTTCAGGGAATTGGGCGGTGATAGTGATGATTCTGGAGACGATGAAGGGAGTAGTGATGGCAGGAAGTCGTTCCTAAGGCCGATGGGATCGCCCTCTCCCGGGAGCAGTACTGCTGGTTCTGTCACCTCCAATGATG AGGATAATTTCTTTGGTCCTGTATCGTCGAGTTTCATTAGACCCGGAAGACTATCTGACTCTGCTGCCTCAGATGAACATCATGAGGCGACTTTGGATCAGACAACTTTTTCATTGCATTACCGAAGTATTGCGAGGTCAGATTCTGGAGATCCCAAGACTCCAACAGCAGTCCGCCTTGTTTTTGAAGAAAAGACAGCAACAAAGGATTCTAATCGTACTGATTCAGGAAACTCTATGGCACTTACAGAATTTAAGAAGGTAAGTTCTCAAGCTTTGGCTTCCTATGAAAATGTTAGAGTTGGTGAAGATTCAGATGACATGAGTATGGTGGATGCAAACCCAGATAAGTATAATTATGGATGGCTATCACCTACATTAGATGCGTTATTGGCTGAAAGCAGCAATGATGTCAATGCTGACCCTGTTAACATTTCTGTCAATTCTAAGTCACCAATGAGGAGTGAGGTTTTGAGATATGGGGCCAATCACATGGATAGTAAAAGTGGTAGAGATTCAGAATTTGACAATTTTGATACTCATGAGAATTCTGCTAAGGTCACTTCCATTTCCAACATCAATTTGGGTCAAGCGATTGGTGGTTCTCCTTACCAAATTGCTTCTGATTACTTGTCTGATCAAAATAATGGTCAAACTACTGGTGTCTCCAACTACCAAATGCAAACCCCTAGTCCATTAATTAGTGTAAGACAACCATCCATCATGAATACTCCTACCTTTGCCAGAGATACAACTACAGTGTCTCCTTTCTCGAAACTGACAAATGCCCAAAGTAATGATTACATGAAGCATGACCAGGACATTTTGTCAAATCAGAAAAGCAATTCTAGGTTGATAAATCCTAATATATCATACATGGGTTCCAATATCAAACAGGGAACTGACAACTTGAAACGTAGATTGTCCAAGTACTCACATTTAAGTTCTCCCTATGGTAGTTTTCTGGATAAAGATGACCAAGAACTTCTATATGAGTCTGTGGGTGCTCCCGTTGCTTGTTTGGAGGAACAATTTAACGAAGACATTGTGGGCCTTGTAAAAGATGGAGAGACTCTAGATTCAATATCAATTGGTATACTCAAAACACCACTGTCTTCACAAGTTCAGTTGGCATCATCCGGAGGAAAAGTAATGCATCATGCCTTAATTTCAGAGAATTCTGCAAATAAGATGTTGTTTGCTTCTGGAACTGATTCCACATTGGCTTTTGATCATCAATCCCCCCAGAATAAAGTCATATTGAACTCCGAGAACAGTCATATCATAACAAAATCACCGGCCTCTACAATTTATGGCAGTGGAGCCACTCCCAGATCAACAACTCTTGAG ATCCCTTCCATTAAAGAGTTATCTCACATCTCTTTCAAGGATGTGCCAATCCAATGCCCAACGACGGGTTCGCCAAATCAGAAAACTATACAGAAAGATTCAATTGAGAGTCCCTCCAGGAAAAATCTAACCGAAAGTTACCCCAGGAAATTGATGACCAAGAGTCCTCTCAGGAAAGAACCGACTTTGAGATCCCCCAAGAAAGTGCAACCTCAAAATTCCCCTAGAAAAGAGTCAACTATGCTTTCCATTAACAGAGAGTCATCTCAATGTCCATCAATGGAAAAGCTTATTTTGAGCCCCCTTGGGAATAGAGCAATTCAGAGTTCTACCAGGAAAGAACCAACAGAGAAATGTTCCAGGACAGACTCATCTAAAGCATCAAATGGTGGTGACATGCCACCGTTTCTTGGTAAAGATGTGTCATCACCGCAGTCTGACTCCATTGGGCATGTAAATAACAATCTTCATGAGGAACATCATACTTCACAGAGTCCTTTCTCTCAAAAAGATGCAGAGATCTCTTTTGAACGCAAAAGAAGTGCTGAATTTGTTCTTGAGGATGGAAAAGACACATACAAAAATCCCAGGGTACAGAAAAGTCCAGGGCTTCACCAGATTGGAAATGATGAGTCTGAGCTCCTTTCTTTTTATGCTAATAAAAAATCTTCAGAAACAGAAAAAACTGTAGGTGACAGATCACCGAAGCATTGGCTTGAT ATTTTGGCTAAGTTTTCTAGGGATGCAGATCCTTTGCTCTCACCATCAACAAATAAGCTCAATTTCAAAGCA ATTAGCATGTTGGAAGATGTTTTGCTTCATTTCTTGAAGATTAAGAAATATGAGATGCTTGGTTCTGAAATCCAGTCCCAG AAAGTTGCTGACCACTCCAGTGTTAGGCATAATAAAAG GATAACTGAAACGAGATTGTTGCTATATAAGCTAGTGTATGAGAAAGCAAAACAGCTTTTAATGTGCATAAAGCATGAGAAATTGCTG aaaaaaggggaacttttgaCCTCTGGAATTGAGGAGTCCCAAATGTTGAAGTCAAATTTTATCCAGCAGTTGAATTGTAGAAGAGACACTCAACTTGTAGACTGTCATCTCCAGTCCTGTTCAGATAATCTCGAGGGTGAATGCCTG gTTTTGAATGACACTATCAGTTCAATGAAGTTGGAGATTAAAACCTTGGATGGAAAAATAAATAGCTTAAGCAATTTCTTGCACAATTATTCAAAGTGCAAAGGAGAACTGAGTTACGCCAATTCTCTTGCATCAGTTCAACATCATCTGAAGAGGAAACAATGTTGCAGGCTTATACGTCATGAATTACAG TTGTGGAAAGTTGATGGTTTCGAGAGTCAGAATGGTCATTACAATGTTCTTCTCAACTATCAGGGTTACCTCAGCCAAAG ATACAGATTTACACTAAATTCTGGACCAGTATCCGGAATAGTTGTCTCTAATCAACTGAATGACATTAATGTTATGAAG ATATTCCCAAACATGGATGCTCACATTGCATTTGCATTTGTGTTAAATGCTGAGGCTGTCAAAAGAGTTGTTGCCTCAAAATGTCTCGTACAAGAAACTCAA GTAACACATTCTCTTCTATGTAATTTGCTAGGTGTCATTGAGGAGGTACAGATGGCTCAGATAGAGATTACAAATTTGATTCAGACTAACTTCTTCTCTCCATCTG GTCAGCAACTTAGTTTGCAGCTTTGTTTCATTAATTTTCATACTGGCAGAAAGGTGGCTTTGACCCTTGATGTTACATGTCTGAATAG TGGAGTATATCCTTCAGAGATCCTTCCATATCAGGTACAGGATCCCCAGACTGACCCAAACAAATCGAAGTCATTTGAGAATGAAGTTAGATCTGCAACTGAGAATCTAGAAGTTGGATACATGAGGATAATGAGGCTCTGCAGGTGTGTTTCCCAGGTGCTGCAAGCTTCAAGCACGTAA
- the LOC133818326 gene encoding uncharacterized protein LOC133818326 isoform X3, whose product MASKVPDEGSNTKTEDENLALRTKNKRSRRVSFADTEITSVHFFHRDEDYETPPDSKPSSRTIDAALEPDNEVIGFFRELGGDSDDSGDDEGSSDGRKSFLRPMGSPSPGSSTAGSVTSNDEDNFFGPVSSSFIRPGRLSDSAASDEHHEATLDQTTFSLHYRSIARSDSGDPKTPTAVRLVFEEKTATKDSNRTDSGNSMALTEFKKVSSQALASYENVRVGEDSDDMSMVDANPDKYNYGWLSPTLDALLAESSNDVNADPVNISVNSKSPMRSEVLRYGANHMDSKSGRDSEFDNFDTHENSAKVTSISNINLGQAIGGSPYQIASDYLSDQNNGQTTGVSNYQMQTPSPLISVRQPSIMNTPTFARDTTTVSPFSKLTNAQSNDYMKHDQDILSNQKSNSRLINPNISYMGSNIKQGTDNLKRRLSKYSHLSSPYGSFLDKDDQELLYESVGAPVACLEEQFNEDIVGLVKDGETLDSISIGILKTPLSSQVQLASSGGKVMHHALISENSANKMLFASGTDSTLAFDHQSPQNKVILNSENSHIITKSPASTIYGSGATPRSTTLEIPSIKELSHISFKDVPIQCPTTGSPNQKTIQKDSIESPSRKNLTESYPRKLMTKSPLRKEPTLRSPKKVQPQNSPRKESTMLSINRESSQCPSMEKLILSPLGNRAIQSSTRKEPTEKCSRTDSSKASNGGDMPPFLGKDVSSPQSDSIGHVNNNLHEEHHTSQSPFSQKDAEISFERKRSAEFVLEDGKDTYKNPRVQKSPGLHQIGNDESELLSFYANKKSSETEKTVGDRSPKHWLDILAKFSRDADPLLSPSTNKLNFKAISMLEDVLLHFLKIKKYEMLGSEIQSQKVADHSSVRHNKRITETRLLLYKLVYEKAKQLLMCIKHEKLLQKKGELLTSGIEESQMLKSNFIQQLNCRRDTQLVDCHLQSCSDNLEGECLVLNDTISSMKLEIKTLDGKINSLSNFLHNYSKCKGELSYANSLASVQHHLKRKQCCRLIRHELQLWKVDGFESQNGHYNVLLNYQGYLSQRFTLNSGPVSGIVVSNQLNDINVMKIFPNMDAHIAFAFVLNAEAVKRVVASKCLVQETQVTHSLLCNLLGVIEEVQMAQIEITNLIQTNFFSPSGQQLSLQLCFINFHTGRKVALTLDVTCLNSGVYPSEILPYQVQDPQTDPNKSKSFENEVRSATENLEVGYMRIMRLCRCVSQVLQASST is encoded by the exons ATGGCCTCCAAGGTCCCCGACGAAGGTTCTAATACCAAGACAGAGGACGAAAACCTCGCTCTCCGCACCAAGAACAAACGCTCTCGCCGAGTCAGCTTCGCCGACACCGAGATCACTTCCGTCCACTTTTTCCACCGGGATGAGGACTACGAGACGCCTCCTGACTCCAAGCCTAGCTCTCGGACCATCGACGCCGCGTTGGAGCCTGACAACGAGGTCATCGGATTTTTCAGGGAATTGGGCGGTGATAGTGATGATTCTGGAGACGATGAAGGGAGTAGTGATGGCAGGAAGTCGTTCCTAAGGCCGATGGGATCGCCCTCTCCCGGGAGCAGTACTGCTGGTTCTGTCACCTCCAATGATG AGGATAATTTCTTTGGTCCTGTATCGTCGAGTTTCATTAGACCCGGAAGACTATCTGACTCTGCTGCCTCAGATGAACATCATGAGGCGACTTTGGATCAGACAACTTTTTCATTGCATTACCGAAGTATTGCGAGGTCAGATTCTGGAGATCCCAAGACTCCAACAGCAGTCCGCCTTGTTTTTGAAGAAAAGACAGCAACAAAGGATTCTAATCGTACTGATTCAGGAAACTCTATGGCACTTACAGAATTTAAGAAGGTAAGTTCTCAAGCTTTGGCTTCCTATGAAAATGTTAGAGTTGGTGAAGATTCAGATGACATGAGTATGGTGGATGCAAACCCAGATAAGTATAATTATGGATGGCTATCACCTACATTAGATGCGTTATTGGCTGAAAGCAGCAATGATGTCAATGCTGACCCTGTTAACATTTCTGTCAATTCTAAGTCACCAATGAGGAGTGAGGTTTTGAGATATGGGGCCAATCACATGGATAGTAAAAGTGGTAGAGATTCAGAATTTGACAATTTTGATACTCATGAGAATTCTGCTAAGGTCACTTCCATTTCCAACATCAATTTGGGTCAAGCGATTGGTGGTTCTCCTTACCAAATTGCTTCTGATTACTTGTCTGATCAAAATAATGGTCAAACTACTGGTGTCTCCAACTACCAAATGCAAACCCCTAGTCCATTAATTAGTGTAAGACAACCATCCATCATGAATACTCCTACCTTTGCCAGAGATACAACTACAGTGTCTCCTTTCTCGAAACTGACAAATGCCCAAAGTAATGATTACATGAAGCATGACCAGGACATTTTGTCAAATCAGAAAAGCAATTCTAGGTTGATAAATCCTAATATATCATACATGGGTTCCAATATCAAACAGGGAACTGACAACTTGAAACGTAGATTGTCCAAGTACTCACATTTAAGTTCTCCCTATGGTAGTTTTCTGGATAAAGATGACCAAGAACTTCTATATGAGTCTGTGGGTGCTCCCGTTGCTTGTTTGGAGGAACAATTTAACGAAGACATTGTGGGCCTTGTAAAAGATGGAGAGACTCTAGATTCAATATCAATTGGTATACTCAAAACACCACTGTCTTCACAAGTTCAGTTGGCATCATCCGGAGGAAAAGTAATGCATCATGCCTTAATTTCAGAGAATTCTGCAAATAAGATGTTGTTTGCTTCTGGAACTGATTCCACATTGGCTTTTGATCATCAATCCCCCCAGAATAAAGTCATATTGAACTCCGAGAACAGTCATATCATAACAAAATCACCGGCCTCTACAATTTATGGCAGTGGAGCCACTCCCAGATCAACAACTCTTGAG ATCCCTTCCATTAAAGAGTTATCTCACATCTCTTTCAAGGATGTGCCAATCCAATGCCCAACGACGGGTTCGCCAAATCAGAAAACTATACAGAAAGATTCAATTGAGAGTCCCTCCAGGAAAAATCTAACCGAAAGTTACCCCAGGAAATTGATGACCAAGAGTCCTCTCAGGAAAGAACCGACTTTGAGATCCCCCAAGAAAGTGCAACCTCAAAATTCCCCTAGAAAAGAGTCAACTATGCTTTCCATTAACAGAGAGTCATCTCAATGTCCATCAATGGAAAAGCTTATTTTGAGCCCCCTTGGGAATAGAGCAATTCAGAGTTCTACCAGGAAAGAACCAACAGAGAAATGTTCCAGGACAGACTCATCTAAAGCATCAAATGGTGGTGACATGCCACCGTTTCTTGGTAAAGATGTGTCATCACCGCAGTCTGACTCCATTGGGCATGTAAATAACAATCTTCATGAGGAACATCATACTTCACAGAGTCCTTTCTCTCAAAAAGATGCAGAGATCTCTTTTGAACGCAAAAGAAGTGCTGAATTTGTTCTTGAGGATGGAAAAGACACATACAAAAATCCCAGGGTACAGAAAAGTCCAGGGCTTCACCAGATTGGAAATGATGAGTCTGAGCTCCTTTCTTTTTATGCTAATAAAAAATCTTCAGAAACAGAAAAAACTGTAGGTGACAGATCACCGAAGCATTGGCTTGAT ATTTTGGCTAAGTTTTCTAGGGATGCAGATCCTTTGCTCTCACCATCAACAAATAAGCTCAATTTCAAAGCA ATTAGCATGTTGGAAGATGTTTTGCTTCATTTCTTGAAGATTAAGAAATATGAGATGCTTGGTTCTGAAATCCAGTCCCAG AAAGTTGCTGACCACTCCAGTGTTAGGCATAATAAAAG GATAACTGAAACGAGATTGTTGCTATATAAGCTAGTGTATGAGAAAGCAAAACAGCTTTTAATGTGCATAAAGCATGAGAAATTGCTG CagaaaaaaggggaacttttgaCCTCTGGAATTGAGGAGTCCCAAATGTTGAAGTCAAATTTTATCCAGCAGTTGAATTGTAGAAGAGACACTCAACTTGTAGACTGTCATCTCCAGTCCTGTTCAGATAATCTCGAGGGTGAATGCCTG gTTTTGAATGACACTATCAGTTCAATGAAGTTGGAGATTAAAACCTTGGATGGAAAAATAAATAGCTTAAGCAATTTCTTGCACAATTATTCAAAGTGCAAAGGAGAACTGAGTTACGCCAATTCTCTTGCATCAGTTCAACATCATCTGAAGAGGAAACAATGTTGCAGGCTTATACGTCATGAATTACAG TTGTGGAAAGTTGATGGTTTCGAGAGTCAGAATGGTCATTACAATGTTCTTCTCAACTATCAGGGTTACCTCAGCCAAAG ATTTACACTAAATTCTGGACCAGTATCCGGAATAGTTGTCTCTAATCAACTGAATGACATTAATGTTATGAAG ATATTCCCAAACATGGATGCTCACATTGCATTTGCATTTGTGTTAAATGCTGAGGCTGTCAAAAGAGTTGTTGCCTCAAAATGTCTCGTACAAGAAACTCAA GTAACACATTCTCTTCTATGTAATTTGCTAGGTGTCATTGAGGAGGTACAGATGGCTCAGATAGAGATTACAAATTTGATTCAGACTAACTTCTTCTCTCCATCTG GTCAGCAACTTAGTTTGCAGCTTTGTTTCATTAATTTTCATACTGGCAGAAAGGTGGCTTTGACCCTTGATGTTACATGTCTGAATAG TGGAGTATATCCTTCAGAGATCCTTCCATATCAGGTACAGGATCCCCAGACTGACCCAAACAAATCGAAGTCATTTGAGAATGAAGTTAGATCTGCAACTGAGAATCTAGAAGTTGGATACATGAGGATAATGAGGCTCTGCAGGTGTGTTTCCCAGGTGCTGCAAGCTTCAAGCACGTAA